TTAAAGGCGAAGTTTCTGATGTCCGTGACTTGCTGTAGGAGAAGGCAGGAGGTAAAGCTTATACTCCGCGTAACTTCGCGTTTACCTCCGCGCCCCTCTGCGTTTGTAAACCACATCTTTTTTATCTCGCGCGAAGGCGCAAAGAAAATTATGGTAAGTGAAGTTAAACAAGTATCTGGGCAAGCTATACCTTTAGTTGGTGATGACATTGATACAGACAGGATTATTCCTGCTCGTTTTTTAAAGGCTATTACTTTCGACGGTTTGGGCGAAAATGCCTTTATTGACGATCGCACAGCTTTAAAAGGTGAACATCCTTTTGATCAACCCCAATATCAGGATGCCAGTGTGTTAATTGTTAACCGTAACTTTGGCTGCGGTTCATCACGAGAACACGCACCGCAAGCGATCGCAAAATGGGGTATTAAAGCTTTAATTGGTGAAAGCTTTGCGGAAATCTTCTTGGGTAACTGCGTGGCTATTGGTGTACCTTGTGTCACTGCTGAGGCGGCCACTGTAAAAAAACTCCAAGAACTAGTAACAGCTAATCCCCAAGCAACAGTAACGGTAAATTTAGAAACCTTACAAGTGCAACTGGGTGACTTTACAGCACCAGTTTTCATGGGTGAAGGTTCCAGAAATATGTTTGTTTCTGGTAGTTGGGATGCTTGTGGTCAGTTAGTCGCTAATGCAGAAAAAATTCGCGCTACGGCTGGTAAACTGCCTTATGTCGCTTGGGGTTAATTTTTGGGTGTGATAGCGATCGCCCATAATTTATTTTTCTTTACATCAGCGGTAGCGCTTAGACAAGACTAAGGCAACGTTAACGTGGATCGATGGCAGGTTTGCTGTCAACTAAGCGAACTTGGTTCTGCTTGACTACTACTGTAATCAGTGGTAGAGAACGTACCGCAGGGCCATGAACCACTCGGCCTTGAGAATCGTATTGAGAGCCATGACAAGGACAAATAAAGTGATTTTTCTGTTGATTCCACTCAACAGTGCAGCCTAAATGGGTGCAAATCGGACGTATACCATACTCGGCGATCGCAGGCCCGTCTTTAATGATGAGATAATCAACCTTATCGTTTGGCAATCCTTTAACTGGTATTGGAATTCCAGGTTGAGCAGTTGCTAACAATGTATTAGTTTGAATTGCTTTACCCTTAATATCCAGCGCCTCAACGCCGGGAAGATAATTTTGACAACGTGAATTCTGCGGAAATAACGAGCAAAGGGTCTCTATATCTACCTCACGACTTTGGCTGGCTTTGGGAAATAGATATCCGATAGCTACTGAGGTGAAGCTACTACCTACGATATAAATTAAAAAATCCCGCCGTGTTTTTTTCATAATGAGGGCAGTAATATATTTAATTCACTCTAAATCTATTGTTGTTAGCTATGAGAACTTAACCCTAGTTTGAGGATGAATTTGACATAAATAGTTATGTCGCAACAGTTTATGTTTACTTTTAATATACAAGCTGGGTTCATTTAGGGCTAAGTAATTGCTACAGACGGTGGTAGTTTTAAAACGCTCGTAACTACGTTAATTAAATTCTCAGGGTCAATCGGTTTAGTTAAGTAATGTTGAAAACCAGCTGCGAGAATTTTTAAGCGGTCTTCTTCGCGGGAAAATGCAGTTAGAGCGATCGCGGGAATGCTCCCCCCATTTTCCGGTGCTAAAGCGCGGATTGTTTGGATTAAATTATAACTATCTTGACCTGATATACTGATGTCGCTAACCAGAATATCAGGTTTTGTTTGTTCGATGATTGCCAATGCTGTATCAACTGATGCCACGGCTGTAGCATTTGCACCATACTCTTCAAACATAAATGCTAAAAAATTTCGGCTATCGGTTTGATCATCTACAACCAATACTTTCAATCCAGCTAAAGGTGTAGTAGCAGCTGTACAAGAAGGAGAATTTTCGGCTTTACCATCAAGACTGTTGCTTGGCATTAATGGGAGTCTCAAGGTAAAAGTTGCGCCCTGACCTTTACCTGGGCTGTCTGCGAGAATTATCCCGTTGTGCAGTTCTACCAAATGTCGGACAATTGCTAGTCCTAAGCCTAACCCATTGTGCGATCGCGTGGTGGTACTGTCTGCCTGGCGAAATCTTTCAAATACTTTGGGTAAAAAATCTGGTTCGATACCAATACCTGTATCAATTACTTGAATTTGAGCATAGGAAGATGTAAAAAATCGTATGGGAGACAAGCCAGAGGAAATGACAATTTCCTCTGATGGGAATTCTCCCCCAGGCTCCTGATCTCTGTGCTGCATCAATTCTAGATGGACTGCAACGTTACCGTCTTTAGGTGTAAACTTAATTGCATTAGTTAAAAGATTCCAGACTACTTGCTGCAACCGTACTGGATCACCGCAAACTGAACCAATAGAAGAATCGAGAATTGTGTTGATTTGAATATGTTTAGCTTCTGCTAAGGGACGCACCGCTTCTAGGGCTGCTTCCATCACAGCACTTAAGTTCACCGCACATAAATTCAGTTTTAGCTGACCGCGAATAATCCGCGATACATCTAAAATATCTTCAATTAATTGCACCTGAGATGTAGCATTGCGTTCAATTGCTTCTAAAGCCTTAGCTGTCGCTTTATCATCCAGTTTTTTAGAACGCAGAATTTTTGACCAGCCTAGCATCGAAGTCAAAGGTGTGCGGAGTTCATGAGACAGCACCGCCAGAAACTCATCCTTCATCCGATTTGCGGCTTCTGCTTCTTGTCTGGCTGTTTGTTCTCGAATGATTTGAGTGCGAACTTCTTCAGCTTGCTTGCGTTCGGTGATATCTTCAAGAGTTCCGACATAGCCAAGTAATTTCCCTTGAGCCGAAACCATACGTGATGAACGCACCTGTACCCAGCGGTGTCCACCATTAGCTGTGAGAAATTGAAAATCTTCCGAATAGTTTTGGCTACCTATATCAAGATATTTATTCCAACTAGCGATCGCGCGTTCTTGGTCATCTGGATGGACAAATTCTAGCCATTGTTTTTCTAAACTTTCTACTGTATTTAAACCACAAATTGCCTGATAGTGAGGATTAGTATATCTACATTTGCCCTCTGTATCCATTTCAAAAATCCCTACAGGAGAACAAGTGCTAAGGGAGCGAAATCGCTCTTCACTTTGCCGTAGTTCTGCATTAACAGCTGCTAGTTGAGTTGCTTGTTCTTTAATGGCTTGAGTTTTTTTAAACAGCTCAACAAAGACTGTAACTTTCGATATTAATATGTTCGTATCTATGGGTTTAAGCAAATAATCAACAGCGCCCAGAGCATAGCCTTTAAATAGCATTTGATCACTAGTGCTAAAGGCTGTCAGAAAAATAATTGGAGTTTGTAGCGATCGCTCTCGACTACGAATCAGGTTGGCAGTTTCAAAGCCATCCATTCCTGGCATTTGCACATCCAGCAAAATTACCGCAAAATCTTGATGCAGAAGACACCGCAAAGCTTCGGCTCCAGACGTGGCTTTTACTAACTTTTCTCCCAGTCTTTCTAAAATTGCTTCTAATGCCAACAAATTTTCTAGTTTGTCATCTACCAAAAGGATGTTGACTTGCGGTTCAGGCTGCATGATTTTATCGCACTGTAGTTCTTTTCTGTTCTAGGTTTCAATCTCTTTAAAGGGGATTGCTTGAATTATTATGACACGACAAAGTTTCTGTCATTTGTCATTTGTCAACGGTCAATAGTCAAAAGCCTGAAGCATGAAATTTCATACTTCAGACTTGACACTTTATACTTCAGACTTCTCACTTCCCTTTATCTTTGTAAACTGCGGGGATCTAGAGCATCTCTTAAGCCATCACCTAGTAAATTAAATGCTAATACTGTCAAAATAATTAGTACTGCTGGCGGCCAGATTAACCAAGGTTGGAGTACCAAAATTGAAGCATTACTGGCTAGGGTAAGCATATTACCCCAAGAAGGATCTGGCTGTTGAATTCCTAACCCAATTAAACTTAAAACGGCTTCAGCACTAATAAAACTAGGAACTGATAAGGTTGCAGAAATAATTACATAAGTAGCAGTTTGCGGCAGAACATGACGAACAATAATGTAAAGCGGATTTCCACCCATTGCGCGTGCAGCTTGAACAAATTCCCGTTCTTTAATAGAAAGTACTTGTCCTCGAATTACTCTAGCTAAACCAGCCCAACTAATCACAGAAGTAATAATAACAATTAATAAAAAGCGCTGGGTACTACTTAAGCCAGGTGGTAAAACTGCACCTAATGTCACCAACAGATAAATACTGGGGAAAGTCATCAGAACTTCTGCAAAACGCATGATGACACTATCGAGCCAACCACCAAAATAACCCGAAATCCCACCCAGCAGTAGACCAAGAGGGAAAGTAAAAACTACACCGATAATCCCAATAAACAAACTAATGCGGCCGCCATGTAGCAATCGACTGAATTGATCACGTCCTTGATCATCAGTGCCAAAAATGTTTAATCTTACGCCATTATCTGCACCAAATAAATGCCAATTTAACGGAATTCCCGGAAAAATGGTGACTTCATCCCATTTTGGTGGTAGTGGTAAACTCAGCTGTAATAGATGGTATTCCGGCCCAGATACAAATAAACGTAAAGGAGAGGGCTTAGTAAAATCTACAATTAACTGGCGATCGCCTGTATTTATATCAGTATTACCTTGAGTTGTGGGGTAAATATGCGGGCCGATAAATTTCTTGGAAGACTGGGAAACCCAATAAATTTTTGTTGGTGGTAGCAGTGAACCATTTGGCTGTGAAATATATGGGTCGTAAGGAGCAACGAAATCTGCTGCAATCACCGCTACATAGAAAATTAACAGCAAAATTGCTCCAAATCGCGCCAAAGGATTTTTCTTAAGTCTTTGCCACCAATTCATAGTTTCTAGTCAATAGTCAATAGTCAATAGTCAATAGTCAAGGGTTAAATGTTATTAGTCAATAGTTAAACGTCAAACTTTATTTATTTTGAC
This window of the Nostoc sp. HK-01 genome carries:
- a CDS encoding 3-isopropylmalate dehydratase small subunit: MVSEVKQVSGQAIPLVGDDIDTDRIIPARFLKAITFDGLGENAFIDDRTALKGEHPFDQPQYQDASVLIVNRNFGCGSSREHAPQAIAKWGIKALIGESFAEIFLGNCVAIGVPCVTAEAATVKKLQELVTANPQATVTVNLETLQVQLGDFTAPVFMGEGSRNMFVSGSWDACGQLVANAEKIRATAGKLPYVAWG
- a CDS encoding Rieske [2Fe-2S] domain-containing protein codes for the protein MKKTRRDFLIYIVGSSFTSVAIGYLFPKASQSREVDIETLCSLFPQNSRCQNYLPGVEALDIKGKAIQTNTLLATAQPGIPIPVKGLPNDKVDYLIIKDGPAIAEYGIRPICTHLGCTVEWNQQKNHFICPCHGSQYDSQGRVVHGPAVRSLPLITVVVKQNQVRLVDSKPAIDPR
- a CDS encoding PAS/PAC sensor hybrid histidine kinase; its protein translation is MQPEPQVNILLVDDKLENLLALEAILERLGEKLVKATSGAEALRCLLHQDFAVILLDVQMPGMDGFETANLIRSRERSLQTPIIFLTAFSTSDQMLFKGYALGAVDYLLKPIDTNILISKVTVFVELFKKTQAIKEQATQLAAVNAELRQSEERFRSLSTCSPVGIFEMDTEGKCRYTNPHYQAICGLNTVESLEKQWLEFVHPDDQERAIASWNKYLDIGSQNYSEDFQFLTANGGHRWVQVRSSRMVSAQGKLLGYVGTLEDITERKQAEEVRTQIIREQTARQEAEAANRMKDEFLAVLSHELRTPLTSMLGWSKILRSKKLDDKATAKALEAIERNATSQVQLIEDILDVSRIIRGQLKLNLCAVNLSAVMEAALEAVRPLAEAKHIQINTILDSSIGSVCGDPVRLQQVVWNLLTNAIKFTPKDGNVAVHLELMQHRDQEPGGEFPSEEIVISSGLSPIRFFTSSYAQIQVIDTGIGIEPDFLPKVFERFRQADSTTTRSHNGLGLGLAIVRHLVELHNGIILADSPGKGQGATFTLRLPLMPSNSLDGKAENSPSCTAATTPLAGLKVLVVDDQTDSRNFLAFMFEEYGANATAVASVDTALAIIEQTKPDILVSDISISGQDSYNLIQTIRALAPENGGSIPAIALTAFSREEDRLKILAAGFQHYLTKPIDPENLINVVTSVLKLPPSVAIT
- a CDS encoding binding-protein-dependent transport systems inner membrane component, translated to MNWWQRLKKNPLARFGAILLLIFYVAVIAADFVAPYDPYISQPNGSLLPPTKIYWVSQSSKKFIGPHIYPTTQGNTDINTGDRQLIVDFTKPSPLRLFVSGPEYHLLQLSLPLPPKWDEVTIFPGIPLNWHLFGADNGVRLNIFGTDDQGRDQFSRLLHGGRISLFIGIIGVVFTFPLGLLLGGISGYFGGWLDSVIMRFAEVLMTFPSIYLLVTLGAVLPPGLSSTQRFLLIVIITSVISWAGLARVIRGQVLSIKEREFVQAARAMGGNPLYIIVRHVLPQTATYVIISATLSVPSFISAEAVLSLIGLGIQQPDPSWGNMLTLASNASILVLQPWLIWPPAVLIILTVLAFNLLGDGLRDALDPRSLQR